Genomic DNA from Streptomyces sp. GS7:
CCCGCACGTGGTCTCGCTGCGGGACCACCCCCATCGTCACGGTCCGGGGACGCTCTCAGCGCCGTATCTCCATCGCTGCCCTGGCCTGCTACAAGCCAGGCCAACGCTCCCGCCTCATCTACCGGCAGACGGCCCGTCCGGACCACAAGACCAGTAGGCGCCGAAGCTTCGCCTGGGCCGACTACCGAGGCCTGCTCATCGCGGCCCACCAGCAACTCGGCAAGCCGATCGTCCTGGTATGGGACGACCTCAATGTCCACAAGGACGCACGGTTGCGCGTTTTCATCGACGCCCAGGACCGGATAACCGTCCATTACCTGCCGCCCTATGCGCCGCAGCGCAACCCGGTCGAAGGCATCTGGTCCCTGCTCCGCCGCCGCTGCCAGGCCAACGCCGCTTTCACGGACCCCGTGCACCTCATGTGCGCTCTCCGGCGGGGCCTGCGCCTGGTCCAGTACCGACCCGACCTCATCAACGGATGCCTCGTAGGCACCGGACCCACTGCTTGATCGGCAAGATGACGGCGTCCCAGCCGAACGACCCTGCTGGGGTCTGCCTCTGTGAGCACCCTTAAGATCCGGTGTTCATGGGTATGGGGGAAACGGAGCGCGACCGTAACGGGTGGCGCGGGGTGTCGGCGGCTCAGCGTGCAGCCTCGGCCGTCCTGGGCGGGATGGCGGCACTGACCGTGCTGGGCGTGGTGTTCGTCGTGCTACCGGGTGTGGTGGTCGATCACGATCTCGCCGGGGCGCACATCGCCCCGCAGGACCGACTGAACGCGGTCAACAGCGTCCGCACGATGCTACTGCAGGCGGTCGGCGGCCTGGTCGTCCTCTTTGGCGCGTACGCCACCTGGCGGCAGCTACGGGTCAGCCAGGACAGCCTGCGCGCCACACAGGAGGGCCACGTCACCGACCGGTTCAGCCGCGCGGTCGACCAGCTCGGCAGCGACAAACTGGATGTGCGCATCGGCGCGCTCCACGCCCTGTGGCGGATCGCGGAGCACTCGGTCCGGGACCGTGATGCCGTCATCTCGATCCAGGCTGCCTATCTGCGCACGCACCTGCCCTGGCCGCCCACTGGGCCGGACGGTCCGGCGGCAGAGGTGCCAGTCAACGACGTTGCGCCGCTGGAGACCCGCGCCGCCGACGCCCAGGTGGCGCTGACCGGCCTCGGCGTGCTGTGCGAGCACCGAGAGCAGTCCTGGGTCAACCTCAGCGTCACCGATCTGCGCCGAGCCGACTGCGACGGGCTGTGGCTGCCCGAGGTCAACCTCGACCGCGCCTGTATGGAGGCGGCGAGCCTCTACCACGCCAACCTCACTCAGGCGTCCCTGGTCTCGGTCAACCTGCGGCACGCCGACCTCAAGACCGCGATCCTGCGTCGCACCCGCTGTGTCCTGTCCGACCTGCGCGGTGCGCGACTGGTCGAAACCGATCTGCACGAGGGCGACTTCACCGGGGCCGACCTACGCGAGGCGAACCTGCGCAAGGCCGACGCGGCTGGCGCGGTCTTCCACCAGGCCGATCTGCGCCAGGCCGACCTGCGCGGCACCGACCTGAGCACAGCCGACCTGACCCAGGCGCAGCTGGACGGTGCCCTGGCCAGCGAGCACACCAACTGGCCTGCCGGCTTCGACCCCGCGACCGCCGGCGTCGTTGTCACCGAGGACCCCGGCCCCGAGCCTGCGCCCCTGCTCCAACCGCCGGCGTTGGCCACGCACCACCCACCCCTACGCTCGCGCCCTTGACCACAGCGCACGGGTTCACAGCCGCCGCGGACACCGGCACGGCCAACGGCCTCTCGAATGCCCGAGCATGGCGGACCGCAAGGCCATGTGGCTCGGTCACGCCAAGCTCGAACTGGAGGCGATGGGAGCCGTGTTGGGCTGATCAAGCCCCTGGATCGCTAGGGGGACAGCTGCTGGGAGAAGATGTCTCTGCCCAAATAGCAGCCGCAGTCGCGTGGAGAGGATGTCCGCAATGGCAGGAGAGTTGTGGACCTCGGTGTTCTCGTTGACTGGCGTGGTGCTCGGCGGTGGCCTGACAGCGCTTACTCAGCGGGCTACTCAGCAGGCCGCAGAACGAACCGAACAGCGCCGAGAGGCAAGGGCGACCGCCGAAGCGCGCAGGGCAGAGCAGCTACAGGCCATCAAGGACTTCATCGCCTGTGCGCAGGAAGCGGAGCGAGCTGCCTACTCACGTCCTGATCCATGGGGGGACGATGAAGGGGGCTGGATGAGCAGGACGCAGGCCACGATGACCAACCTGTGGACCGCCGAACGCACCCTGATGCTGCTGTGCGATGCGGTGCTGCATGCTCCCGTCCACGCCTACGGCCGTGCGCTGAACGCCGCCGTCTGGCGGGAGATCGGTGACACAGAGGTCAACGAGCACCTTGAGGAGCACAAGGCGGCCTTCATGGCAGCAGCTCGCTTGAGCCTGGGCTCGTGAGCCTGACCGGCCCTCAGCCGGCAATGGCCTGAGCAACGAACCCTCTCCATGGCTTGAACCAGGCCCAGCTGGCTGGTGCTCGTGGCCGGCGAGCACACCAACCGGCGTGCCGGTTCGCCCCGCGGCTGCCGGGGTCGTCGACAGATGACTCACTGCGACGACACCGCGCCTTCAACGTCGGTAATCCGTGTGATCCGTCGGTCTGGGTACGTTATCGTCGGCAGCATGAACGTCATGGGCCGAAGCATCACCGCGACCGCGCGAGCGACCAGCTT
This window encodes:
- a CDS encoding pentapeptide repeat-containing protein; this encodes MAALTVLGVVFVVLPGVVVDHDLAGAHIAPQDRLNAVNSVRTMLLQAVGGLVVLFGAYATWRQLRVSQDSLRATQEGHVTDRFSRAVDQLGSDKLDVRIGALHALWRIAEHSVRDRDAVISIQAAYLRTHLPWPPTGPDGPAAEVPVNDVAPLETRAADAQVALTGLGVLCEHREQSWVNLSVTDLRRADCDGLWLPEVNLDRACMEAASLYHANLTQASLVSVNLRHADLKTAILRRTRCVLSDLRGARLVETDLHEGDFTGADLREANLRKADAAGAVFHQADLRQADLRGTDLSTADLTQAQLDGALASEHTNWPAGFDPATAGVVVTEDPGPEPAPLLQPPALATHHPPLRSRP